The window CCGCCGGGAAGCCAAGCTTGCGTTGGTCGGCTTGGGTCTTATGCCGTTGTTTGTCAGATTCGATGAAGCCGGTTTTGACCAGCAGGAGTGCGGAGATATGCCGTTTGAATCTGCCAAGCGAATTGCAAGTGAGTACGTCTGCCGAGGCTATCTGGGTGACCTGTTCTTCCGCAGCGATTGCTACGACAATTGCGGTAGCTACAATCCGGAAAGGTGTGATATACACCTTGCGCCCTACACGGCCAGATGGCACAGAATGGAGGGAAGGCCTCCAGTTATTCCTTTTTCCGAGCTAGAAGCAGCCTACAAAGCCGGCAACCGGCAGCGGATCAAGGATATCAAGGCCAATAACGACCCGCCCAAAGCACAATTCCCCGCACTCATCAAAATAGAGTGGGAGAAAAAGTATGGCGGCAGACCGGAGAGAATAGCCGGGATACTGGATGCTTGCCGTGAGCTAGGACTAAAAGAACTCGACCCTGAACCGATTGAATACGGCACTTCATATGCCGAGTAACGCCCTCTTACTGCGAGCGAAAGCCCTCGGTAAGAGGGCTTTTTTTATAATTATCTTTACTAGTATCTGGCGAAGTGAGCGAAGGCTTTATTGGCCTCGGCCATCTTGTGGGTGTCTTCTTTCTTCTTAACGGCGTCGCCAGCGCTGTTGTAGGCATCCATCAGCTCTTTGGCTAAAATCTTATCGAACGCCCGGCCGCCTTTTGCACGAGCCGCGCCGATTATCCAGATCATAGCGTAGTGAATCTTGCGATCACCCCGGACTTCCATTGGTACCTGGTAAGTGGCGCCACCGACCCGCTTGGCCTTGACCTGCACAGATGGAGCGACATTCTTAATTGCGGTTTCAAAAATCTCTACCGGATCCTTCTTAAGCTGATCACCGGCCTGCTCCATAGCATCGTACAGCAGCTGCTCGGCCAGACGCTTTTTGCCGTCTTGCATGATTTTATTAATCATTTTGGTAACTAAAACATTCTGATACTTTACATCAGGTATTAATTCTCTCTTAAAAGATTTCGTCTTCTTACGCGGCATTTACTTTTTTTCCTTCTTGGCACCGTACTTACTGCGCCCTTGCTTACGGTTAGAAACACCAGCCGCATCGAGCGAGCCACGCACAATCGTATAGCGTACACCGGCTAAGTCTTTAGGGCCGCCGCCGCGAATCAGTACCACCGAGTGCTCTTGCAGGTTGTGGCCAATTCCGGGAATATAAGCCGTTACCTCCATACCGTTGGTTAACCGTACACGAGCAATCTTACGCAGAGCCGAGTTCGGCTTACGCGGGGTGGTAGTGCTGACCTTAATGCAGACTCCACGCTTCAGCGGCGAAGGATGCACGTAGCTCCTGCCCTTGAGCGCGTTTAAGGTCCGGGAAAGGGCCGGCGTTTTGGTCTTCTTCTTTGGATCTTTCCGCGGCTTGCGGATTAGCTGGTTAATGGTTGGCATAGCTGGGATAGTTTCTCAGATTTTTACTGGTTTAGTCAACATTTTACTTCTTGGCTGCAGCCTTAGCTCTGGTTTTAGGCTTTTTCTTCTCGGCTTCAGCGGCACGGAACCCGGTACCGACAGGTATCAGTCGGCCGATAATCACATTCTCTTTTAATCCACGCAGTTTATCGAACTTACCGCGGGTAGCAGCTGCTATCAGCACACGCGTGGTGTCCTGGAAACTGGCAGCACTCAGGAATGAATCGGACGAAGTAGAAATTTTGGTAATCGGCAGAAGCAGCTGATCGTATGTAGCCACCTTGGCTTTAGCATTCAATGCGGCGTTTTCTTCCGTTACACTCATCTTCGGCACAATGTCGCCGGTAACAAACAGAGTTTCGCCCGGATCTTCTACCTGCACCCTCGAGAACATCTGGCGAATGATTATCTCTATGTGCTTATCGTTAATGGCCTGACCCTGCGAGGAGTAGATAGACTGAACGGAGTCAATTATGTAGGTATGTACGGCCTTTTCGCCCAACAGCGCTAGCATATCCTGCAGATTCACTGAGCCCTCTGTTAAACGCTGACCGCGGGTAACCAGATCGCCATTAGATACTTGTACCGACTGGTACACGGGAACCTGGTGCTCTTTTACGGCTTCGCCGGTGTGGGCCAACAGAATCTTACCGCGCTTCAGTTCTACGGTGCCTTCAATGCGGCTTTTTATAGCTCGCTTGCCGTCAGCATCAGCAGCCATCACATCGCCCGGCTTCACAATTGCTCCGTCTTTCACCTGGGTTTTGCGGCCGTCTAGCGCGTACTCGGTAACCTTGATATTGGCCGGGGTGATTTTAATAATCTTCTTGCCCGACTCTTCGCGAACTTTTACCATACCGTCGATCTCAGACAACACTGCCTGACCTTTCGGTGCGCGGGCTTCAAAAATCTCCTCTACACGCGGCAGACCGGTGGTAATGTCTTCGCCGCCAGCGGCAGCACCCTTGTGGAAGGTACGCATAGTCAGCTGGGTGCCCGGCTCACCAATCGACTGGGCGGCAATAACGCCGACCGGCTCGCCCATTTTCACCATCTCACCCCGGGCAAGATCGAGTCCGTAACACTGGCGGCAAATACCCCAGAGCGTCTTACAGCCCAAAACGGTGCGGATTTTAACTTCTTCAATTGCTTCATCTGCCACAATGGCGTTTGCCTGAGTATCGCTGATCATTTCGCCAGCTTTGGCTATTACTTCACCCTTGGCATTCTTAACCGTGGCAGCTGCCACACGACCGGCCAAGCGGTAAGCGAATGTTTCGCCAATGCTTTCAGATTCGTGTCGGCTGACGATACTGCCCTCCTTGTCGCCGCAGTTTTCTTCGGTAATGAACACATCCTGCGAAACGTCTACCAAACGGCGGGTTAGGTAGCCAGACTCAGCCGTTTTTAGGGCTGTATCTGTCAGACCCTTACGGGCGCCGTGGGTCGAGGAGAAGTACTCCAGGGTAGAAAAACCCTCTTTGTAGTTGCTCCTAATCGGCAGCTCAATAATCTGGCCTGTCGGGTTGTTTACCAGACCCAACATACCCGAGATCTGGTTGACCTGGCTGAGATCTCCGCGGGCACCGGATTCAACGAACATTCCGATAGTGGCATTGCTTTCATTAATCGCGGCCTCTAGCAGCTCTTTAATCCGCTCATTGGTCTTCTGCCAGACTTCAATCGTGCGGCGATAGCGCTCCTCATCTGTAATTAGCCCCATGTCGAACTGCTTGCTAATTTCTACCACCTGGCTCTCGCCTTCATCCACCATTTTCTCTTTCTGAGGCGGTACCACGAAATCGTCGAAGCCGATCGAAAGGCCCGAAAGCGTTGCATACTTAAAGCCAAGGTCCTTAATATTATCCACGGTCATGGCGGTCAGTTCGCCGCCGCATCGTACAAATATTTCCGTTACCAGCTTCTGCAGTTTCTTCTTATTCATAGTTTCATTACGGAATTCTATGGCTTCAGGCAGGATTTCATTGAATATGACGCGGCCGGCCGTAGTAACTGTTCGTACACCTTCTATTGGAACCGTAATAGTCGTTTGGAGTTTAATAGCGCCCTGCTCGCAAGCGGTGATCGCTTCATCGAAATCGGCAAAATGCTTCTGTGGCTCAGGTTCAGAGATGTTGTCGTAGGTCAGGTAGTAACAGCCCAGCACTATATCCTGGCTGGGGTTGACGACAGCTGCTCCATCGGCCGGCTTCAGCAGGTTTTTGGTTGAAAGCATAATGGTCTTGGCCTCTTCCTGGGCAGCCGCAGAAAGCGGCACGTGGACGGCCATTTGATCGCCATCAAAGTCGGCATTAAAGGCCGAGCAGACTAGCGGGTGCAGCTGGATAGCCTTGCCTTCAATCAGAATCGGTTTGAAGGCCTGAATACCGAGACGGTGCAGGGTCGGTGCGCGGTTTAAGAGTACATACTTTTCGGCAATAATCTCTTCCAGCGCGTCCCAGACCTCGTTGCGTGCGCGCTCAATCATCCGGCTAGCGGATTTCACGTTATGAGCCAGTTCAGCTTCTATCAGCTTGCTCATGACAAACGGCTTGAAGAGCTCGAGAGCCATCATCTTCGGTATGCCGCACTCATCGAGCTTTAGGTTCGGGCCGGCTACAATTACCGATCGGCCAGAGTAGTCTACTCGCTTACCCAAGAGGTTCTGGCGGAACCGCCCCTGCTTACCTTTAAGCATATCGCTTAGGCTCTTAAGCTTACGACGGCCGCCGGTCGAAGACACGGCGCGCTCGCGGCGAGCGTTGTTATCTATTAAAGCATCTACCGCTTCCTGAAGCATACGCTTCTCGTTACGGCGAATGACCTCGGGGGCACCAAGCTCAATCAGGCGCTTCAGGCGATTATTACGGTTGATCACCCGGCGATAGAGATCGTTCAGGTCCGAAGCCGCAAACCGGCCGCCGGCCAGCTGCACCATTGGGCGCAGGTCAGGCGGAATCACTGGCAAATCGGTAATAACCATCCACTCAGGGCGCAGATTCGCACCCTTCATGCCCTCCAGCATCTTCAGACGCTTAAAGGTTTTTTTACGTTTCTGGCCAACAGACTGCTCGGCTTCTTTAGCGAGCTGCTTTACTAGTTTTTCGATGTCGATTTCGGCTAGTAGGTTGCGAATGGCTTCAGCGCCGATTTCGGCCCTAAACACATCACCATATTTTAAGTTCAGCTCGCGGTACTTGGCTTCTGTCAGAAGCTGAAGTTTGGCCAGGCCATCAAGTTCGGTCTTGGCTGAGCTGTAACTAGCTTCGAGGTCAGCCATTTCGCCAGTCCGAGCCTCGGCCAGCTGAGACTTATCGGCATCTTTGGCGCTGGCCTTGGCCTTAAAGCTTTTTTCGATATCGGCCTTACGAGTCTTGTACTCATTTTCCAGATCGCTAATAGCCTGCTTGCGCCGCTCGTCGTCAACTTCAGTTACCAAGTAGCTGGCAAAGTAAACCACTCGCTCTAGATCGCGAATACTCATATTCAGTACCAAGCCGATACTGGAGGGCGTGCCGCGTAAGAACCAAATGTGAGTTACGGGTACAGCTAGAGCAATGTGGCCCATCCGCTCACGGCGGACTATGCTGCGGGTTACGCGAACGCCGCACTTATCACAAACTACGTCCTTGTAGCGGATTCGCTTGTACTTGCCGCAGTAGCATTCCCAATCTTTAGTGGGGCCGAAGATACGCTCACAAAACAGTCCGTCTTTTTCAGGCTTCTGGGTGCGGTAGTTGATGGTCTCGGGCTTAATAATCTCACCATGTGACCATTCTAAAATCTGATCGGGTGAAGCCAGCGCTAATTTAACAGCACTGAACCCACTGGTCATCTGGTCTAATCCTTCTTTTGCGTCTACCACCTTAAGCCTCTTTCTTTTCTTTAGCAGTTACTTCGGCTTTTTCAGCCTCTTCAAACTCATCTCCGCCGCCGGCAGCTAGATCCACCAAGGGCATATCAGCTACAGCCTCATCGCCTACTATGAGCTTATCTGTGCCCAGTTCCTCGACATCGGCGTCCATTTCACCGGCAATCACCTCTTCGGCATCAACTTCCTGGGAAGTTTCGTCACGGATCAGATCTACACCCAGGCTCAAACTCTGCAGCTCTTTGACCAACACATTGAATGATTCCGGAATGCGCGGGCCCCTAATTTCTTCGCCCTTAATAATCGCCTCATAGGCCTTGGAGCGGCCAACAACATCATCGGATTTAATTGTTAAGATTTCCTGCAGACTGTGGGCAGCGCCATAGGCTTCTAGTGCCCAGACTTCCATTTCTCCAAACCGCTGACCGCCGCGCTGAGCCTTACCACCCAAGGGCTGTTGGGTAACCATGGCGTAAGGGCCGGTCGAGCGGGCGTGAATTTTATCATCTATCATGTGATGCAATTTCAGCATGTAGTTGAAACCGACTGTGGTTCGCTCATGATACGGCTCACCCGTACGGCCATCGTAGAGCTGAGCCTTACCGTCTTCTGGCAGGCCGGCTCGCGCCAGCTCTTCTTTAATCTTTGTAATGTGGACGCCGTTAAAGACCGGTGAAGCTACTTTGTAACCCAAGAGATTAGCGGCCCAGCCTAAGTGGGTTTCAAACACCTGGCCGATATTCATACGCGCGCCCACACCCAACGGATTCAAAATCATATCTACCGGCGTACCGTCTTCCAGGTAAGGCATATCTTCAATCGGCAATACGCGGGCAATCACGCCTTTGTTACCATGACGGCCGGCCATTTTATCGCCGACTGAAATCTTACGCATCTGCGCGATTGAAACATGGAACTGCTGAATAACTCCGGCCTGCAGTTCATCGCCGCCTTCGCGCGAGAAGATCTTAACGCCAACGACTTTACCCCGCTCACCGTTTGGCATGCGCAGGCTAGTGTCTTTTACATCTCGGGCTTTTTCGCCAAAAATGGCTCGCAGCAGTTTTTCTTCGCTAGAAAGCTCTTGCTCACCCTTAGGGGTGATTTTGCCGACCAAAATATCTCCGGCGCTGACTTCGGCGCCAATGCGCACAATGCCGGTTTCATCGAGATCTTTCAGGCTGTCCTCAGAGACATTCGGAATGTCGCGGGTAACGATTTCCGGGCCCAGCTTAGTATCACGCACATCGATAGTGTAGGTTTCGATATGAATCGAACTGTAACGGTCGTCTTGTACCAGCCGTTGGCTGATAATAATGGCATCTTCGAAGTTATAACCACCCCAAGACATAAAGGCCACTAGAACGTTCTGGCCCAGGGCCAGCTCGCCGGCATCGGTCGACATGCCATCGGCTAGCAGGTCGCCTTTTTTAACCTTTTGTCCGGAATGCACGACTGTGCGCTGATGGATGCTGTTGCCTTGGTTGCTGCGCACGAAGTTCAGCAGCTGATAACTCTTTACGCCAGCTTTAGCGTATTTCACAGTAATCTCGGCGGCTGTAGCGGATTCCACTACTCCGTCTTCCTCAGCCACAATCACCTGACCCGAGTCACGCGCTACAACCTGCTCCATACCAGTACCGACTGTTGGGGCCTGGGGGCTAACTAAGGCCACGGCCTGCTTCTGCATGTTCGCAGCCATCAAGGCCCGCTTGGCGTCATCGTGCTCGATAAATGGAATTAGAGCCGTAGAGACGGAAACGATCTGTTGGCTAGAAACATCCATATACTCTACGTTATTGGCGTCCTCTTCTTCGGCTTCACCGCTACGCCGCACGGATACCCGTGGTTCTACAAAGTAGCCGTCGGGGCCGATTTTGGTGCCGTATTCAGTAATCACTGCGTTTTTTTCATCAGCAGCATCCATATAGACTATACGGCCGGTGACCTTAGCCTTAACAGGCACCTCTTCCAGGCCCAGCTTAGCTAGTCTTTTGGCGGCTGCCGGGCTGATTTTATCGCCGGGTTTTATAATAGTTTTTTCGCCATCTTTGATGGTGGTTCGGGCGATGTGGCCGGCTGCTTTATCGGGACTGATCCTATTAATAACTTTGCGGTAAGGGGTCTCTACAAAGCCGTATTCATTCACCTGTGCATAGGTAGAAAGGTTCGATACCAAACCGATGTTGGGGCCTTCTGGGGTTTCAATCGGGCAGATACGGCCGTAGTGACTGCGGTGTACGTCACGAACCTCAAAGCCGGCGCGCTCGCGGCTGAGACCGCCGGGGCCCATAGCGTTCAGGCGGCGCTTGTGTGAGGTTTCGCTTAGAGGATTGGTCTGGTCCATGAATTGGCTGAGCTGAGAGGAAGCAAAGAACTCCTTAACACTAGCCACAATAGGACGAACGTTAATCAGCTGGCCGGGAGTAACAGTAGCGCGGTCGTAAACAGACATTCTGTCTTTAACATTGCGCTCCATACGGACTAAGCCAACCCGGAACTTGGCCTGGATTAATTCACCAACCATTTTCAGGCGGCGGTTCTCTAAGTCGTCAATATCGCTGGCCGGACCTTGGCTGTGGTTTAGGCGTACTACCTCGCGAATAACGGCAACCAGATCTTCGGGGCGCAGAATGCGGTTTTCTACCGTATTTGCGAGCTTAAGGCCCAGGCGCTTGTTTAGCTTATAGCGGCCTACCTTAGAGAAGTCGTAGCGCTTAGGGTCAAAGAACATGCTTTCTATCAGAGACTTTGAGTTTTCAACTGTGGCCAGATCGCCGGGGCGAATACGTCGGTAAACCTCCATAAAGGCCTCACTCTGGTTAGAGGATGGGTCTTTATCCAAGGTTTCAGCAATATTCTTGATCTCACCAGTATCAACATCTTTGAACAGTTTTATAATCTCTTCGTCTGAGCTATAGCCAAAGGCGCGCAGTAGTGTCGTAACTGGAATTTTGCGCTTGCGGTCGATCTTAACGGAAATTACGCCGTTAGCGGCTGTGTCCATCTCTAGCCAGGCACCGCGGTCAGGAATAACTTTTGCACCGTACAGGTTGCGCCCACCGGCCGGTTCGGCCATAAAGAAAACCCCAGCCGAACGAACTAGCTGGGATACAATGACTCTCTCTACACCATTAATAATAAAGGTGCCGCGGTCGGTCATCCATGGATAATCGCCCAGGAATATCTCTTGGTCTTTAATTTCACCAGTCTCTTTGTTCTCAAGCCTTACCTGGGCTTTTAGCGGCACTTCGTAGGTTACATTCTTAGCTTTTGAAGTTGCAGCATCGTACTTAGGCTCTTCGAAGTGAAAATCCTTAAAGTAGAGCGCGAGGCTCTTGCCGGTAAAGTCTTCTATTGGGCTGATAGAAGCAAACAGCTCCGCCAGACCTTCACCTATTAACCAGTCGAATGAATCCTTCTGGGCTTTGATGAGATTCGGCAGAGGTAGAACTTCCTCGGTTTTATTGAAATAACGGCGGGTGGGTTGGGCTGATGCCAAAAGGCTGTCTCCTCTTTGATTATTAAATTAACCAAGAGGTATTTATCTAAATCGGCTTCTAGAGCTTTCGCATCCCAGGAAGTAAAGAGATACGAAAGTCCTACACGCAAAAAAAGTAGGCAGGCGACCCTACTTCGCGATTTAAGCTTCCTCTTGGGTCTAATATTCGCTTATTTAGATACTCTTGTCAATAGTTTTCGCCACCAGGGAGCCGGACGCGCTAGACGCCCAATTGAGTAGTATTGGAAGATGGCATAAACAGTCAGCACCACCCCTAGGGCCGTAAGCACCTTAGTAACGCTGAAGAGATCAGCCAGGATGCCAGCAAAAAATACCGGCAGGGTGGCTGCAATATTAACCATCATTCCCAGCGCGCCAAACACCTTACCCCTCGTCTCGTCGGTTGTGGCTTGGTGCAGCATAGTCTGGGAGGCGGCACTGATCATTGAATGCAGCAGCGCCAATACAAGCAGTAAACCTGCAACCGTCCAGCTCACTACACTGATACTAAAGCCATTGAAGCCGCCGATATGGCGATAAAGCTGCCCACTAAGACCCAGCATAGTCAGGCCTATGCTGGCCGCTACCAAGCACAAGGCCACAAGCTGCCAAAGGCTAAGACGACTGCTCAGATTATTCACTAACATTACCCCCGCTATCAGCCCCAGGCCGGCCGGCAAGAACAACAAGGAGCTTGAATCTGTCAGCGGGATC is drawn from Candidatus Dormiibacterota bacterium and contains these coding sequences:
- the rpsG gene encoding 30S ribosomal protein S7 — translated: MPRKKTKSFKRELIPDVKYQNVLVTKMINKIMQDGKKRLAEQLLYDAMEQAGDQLKKDPVEIFETAIKNVAPSVQVKAKRVGGATYQVPMEVRGDRKIHYAMIWIIGAARAKGGRAFDKILAKELMDAYNSAGDAVKKKEDTHKMAEANKAFAHFARY
- the rpsL gene encoding 30S ribosomal protein S12, with product MPTINQLIRKPRKDPKKKTKTPALSRTLNALKGRSYVHPSPLKRGVCIKVSTTTPRKPNSALRKIARVRLTNGMEVTAYIPGIGHNLQEHSVVLIRGGGPKDLAGVRYTIVRGSLDAAGVSNRKQGRSKYGAKKEKK
- the rpoC gene encoding DNA-directed RNA polymerase subunit beta', yielding MVDAKEGLDQMTSGFSAVKLALASPDQILEWSHGEIIKPETINYRTQKPEKDGLFCERIFGPTKDWECYCGKYKRIRYKDVVCDKCGVRVTRSIVRRERMGHIALAVPVTHIWFLRGTPSSIGLVLNMSIRDLERVVYFASYLVTEVDDERRKQAISDLENEYKTRKADIEKSFKAKASAKDADKSQLAEARTGEMADLEASYSSAKTELDGLAKLQLLTEAKYRELNLKYGDVFRAEIGAEAIRNLLAEIDIEKLVKQLAKEAEQSVGQKRKKTFKRLKMLEGMKGANLRPEWMVITDLPVIPPDLRPMVQLAGGRFAASDLNDLYRRVINRNNRLKRLIELGAPEVIRRNEKRMLQEAVDALIDNNARRERAVSSTGGRRKLKSLSDMLKGKQGRFRQNLLGKRVDYSGRSVIVAGPNLKLDECGIPKMMALELFKPFVMSKLIEAELAHNVKSASRMIERARNEVWDALEEIIAEKYVLLNRAPTLHRLGIQAFKPILIEGKAIQLHPLVCSAFNADFDGDQMAVHVPLSAAAQEEAKTIMLSTKNLLKPADGAAVVNPSQDIVLGCYYLTYDNISEPEPQKHFADFDEAITACEQGAIKLQTTITVPIEGVRTVTTAGRVIFNEILPEAIEFRNETMNKKKLQKLVTEIFVRCGGELTAMTVDNIKDLGFKYATLSGLSIGFDDFVVPPQKEKMVDEGESQVVEISKQFDMGLITDEERYRRTIEVWQKTNERIKELLEAAINESNATIGMFVESGARGDLSQVNQISGMLGLVNNPTGQIIELPIRSNYKEGFSTLEYFSSTHGARKGLTDTALKTAESGYLTRRLVDVSQDVFITEENCGDKEGSIVSRHESESIGETFAYRLAGRVAAATVKNAKGEVIAKAGEMISDTQANAIVADEAIEEVKIRTVLGCKTLWGICRQCYGLDLARGEMVKMGEPVGVIAAQSIGEPGTQLTMRTFHKGAAAGGEDITTGLPRVEEIFEARAPKGQAVLSEIDGMVKVREESGKKIIKITPANIKVTEYALDGRKTQVKDGAIVKPGDVMAADADGKRAIKSRIEGTVELKRGKILLAHTGEAVKEHQVPVYQSVQVSNGDLVTRGQRLTEGSVNLQDMLALLGEKAVHTYIIDSVQSIYSSQGQAINDKHIEIIIRQMFSRVQVEDPGETLFVTGDIVPKMSVTEENAALNAKAKVATYDQLLLPITKISTSSDSFLSAASFQDTTRVLIAAATRGKFDKLRGLKENVIIGRLIPVGTGFRAAEAEKKKPKTRAKAAAKK
- a CDS encoding DNA-directed RNA polymerase subunit beta translates to MASAQPTRRYFNKTEEVLPLPNLIKAQKDSFDWLIGEGLAELFASISPIEDFTGKSLALYFKDFHFEEPKYDAATSKAKNVTYEVPLKAQVRLENKETGEIKDQEIFLGDYPWMTDRGTFIINGVERVIVSQLVRSAGVFFMAEPAGGRNLYGAKVIPDRGAWLEMDTAANGVISVKIDRKRKIPVTTLLRAFGYSSDEEIIKLFKDVDTGEIKNIAETLDKDPSSNQSEAFMEVYRRIRPGDLATVENSKSLIESMFFDPKRYDFSKVGRYKLNKRLGLKLANTVENRILRPEDLVAVIREVVRLNHSQGPASDIDDLENRRLKMVGELIQAKFRVGLVRMERNVKDRMSVYDRATVTPGQLINVRPIVASVKEFFASSQLSQFMDQTNPLSETSHKRRLNAMGPGGLSRERAGFEVRDVHRSHYGRICPIETPEGPNIGLVSNLSTYAQVNEYGFVETPYRKVINRISPDKAAGHIARTTIKDGEKTIIKPGDKISPAAAKRLAKLGLEEVPVKAKVTGRIVYMDAADEKNAVITEYGTKIGPDGYFVEPRVSVRRSGEAEEEDANNVEYMDVSSQQIVSVSTALIPFIEHDDAKRALMAANMQKQAVALVSPQAPTVGTGMEQVVARDSGQVIVAEEDGVVESATAAEITVKYAKAGVKSYQLLNFVRSNQGNSIHQRTVVHSGQKVKKGDLLADGMSTDAGELALGQNVLVAFMSWGGYNFEDAIIISQRLVQDDRYSSIHIETYTIDVRDTKLGPEIVTRDIPNVSEDSLKDLDETGIVRIGAEVSAGDILVGKITPKGEQELSSEEKLLRAIFGEKARDVKDTSLRMPNGERGKVVGVKIFSREGGDELQAGVIQQFHVSIAQMRKISVGDKMAGRHGNKGVIARVLPIEDMPYLEDGTPVDMILNPLGVGARMNIGQVFETHLGWAANLLGYKVASPVFNGVHITKIKEELARAGLPEDGKAQLYDGRTGEPYHERTTVGFNYMLKLHHMIDDKIHARSTGPYAMVTQQPLGGKAQRGGQRFGEMEVWALEAYGAAHSLQEILTIKSDDVVGRSKAYEAIIKGEEIRGPRIPESFNVLVKELQSLSLGVDLIRDETSQEVDAEEVIAGEMDADVEELGTDKLIVGDEAVADMPLVDLAAGGGDEFEEAEKAEVTAKEKKEA